From Cyprinus carpio isolate SPL01 chromosome A7, ASM1834038v1, whole genome shotgun sequence, a single genomic window includes:
- the LOC109069118 gene encoding echinoderm microtubule-associated protein-like 3 isoform X1 has product MDGSTNSLDDVSAESSTEFPDRMSLMEVRLQAQEDEITLLKSSLADALRKLRLHDQQIPLLKQQLIAVNPAAARVLHQSCYVDGFSKPCRLSTSSLDGFHHPSNSHISNTAENGEGGAKTISSHKPSTSDRCTQTEPWIPNHETVPLALTPAIQSLSLEDALPESIQFTDETPIKLRREEEDAFEEEMGKDQTWSSLVEETIQPTTVRTLQQQQSKGSEDSQGSCPQTPTSSSPAPPKELASSPHGGPLSSIREEENMLVRRNSEKSRDSQDKTKQRLSKKAASSTNLLTRSPSLESRAKDLISSTGSQGSRRGTQSQSIKMFIRGRPITMYIPSNILNYEELRMDLPSQKLDLDWVYGYRGRDCRANLYLLPSGEAVYFIACVVVLYHIRNQTQRHYQKHTDCVRCLAIHPDKVRVASGQTAGVDKDGKPLQPFVHIWDSKTLVTLQQIGLGTFERGVGALAFSSSDNGTFLCVIDDSNEHMISVWDWNKNIKHTEVKSTNEAVLGVDFSPTDTNNIISCGKSHVYFWTLSAGTLTKKQGIFGKYKKPKFVLCFVFSLTGDVLTGDSEGNILTWGKSAADTKTLGKGAKETFQIMKQTRAHEGSVFTMCILQGGAILSGGGKDRKIIRWSADLAPERECEIPEKFGAVRTIADVDGEELLVGTTRNAILRGTFSDGFVAIVQGHVDEMWGLATHPTQNIFITCGNDRQVCVWNAGDHKLDWCATLEESGLCADFSPNGAVVSVGLSTGRWVVLDLQTKEVVSDLTDGNEQLSVMRYSPDGSFLAVGSHDNFIYIYNVTEGGRRYTRFGKCTGHSSFITHLDWSKDGKYIMSNSGDYEILYWDVASGCKLLRNRFESKDREWASYTCVLGFHVMGVWLEGSDGTDINALCRSHSERMVAVADDFCKVHLFQYPCPKPKAPSYKYEGHGSHVTNVRFTHNDSHLLSMGGKDTCILQWRVKGAGTGDHSKEHLASSSSVCSSSSSPENGR; this is encoded by the exons ATGATGTGTCTGCAGAAAGCAGCACAGAGTTTCCTGACAGGATGTCTTTAATGGAGGTGCGCCTCCAAGCACAAGAAGATGAAATAACGCTACTGAAGTCCTCATTGGCCGATGCCTTGCGTAAACTCCGCCTCCATGACCAACAGATACCCCTGCTTAAACAGCAGCTGATTGCTg tgaaCCCTGCTGCAGCCCGAGTGTTACATCAGTCCTGTTATGTGGATGGATTCTCTAAACCTTGCAGACTGTCTACAAGCTCACTTGACGGATTTCACCACCCTTCAAACAG CCATATCTCAAACACAGCTGAAAATGGGGAGGGCGGGGCTAAAACCATTTCCAGCCACAAACCGAGCACTAGTGACAGGTGCACTCAGACTGAGCCGTGGATCCCCAATCACGAGACTGTCCCGTTGGCCCTGACACCGGCCATCCAGAGTCTCTCCCTGGAGGATGCATTACCTGAAAGCATCCAGTTCACAGATGAAACCCCGATCAAACTCCGCAGAGAGGAGGAAGATGCCTTTGAAGAAGAGATGGGGAAGGACCAAACTTGGAGCTCCTTAGTAGAAGAAACCATCCAGCCCACCACAGTCAGAACCCTTCAGCAACAACAGAGCAAAGGCAGCGAGGACAGCCAGGGTTCATGCCCTCAAACGCCAACATCCTCCTCGCCCGCACCCCCAAAAGAGCTGGCATCCAGCCCACATGGAGGCCCACTCTCCTCCATTCGGGAGGAAGAGAACATGCT GGTGAGGAGGAACAGCGAGAAAAGCAGAGACTCCCAAGACAAGACCAAACAGCGGCTTTCTAAGAAAGCGGCCTCCTCTACAAACTTACTCACACGGTCTCCAAGTCTGGAGAG CCGGGCAAAAGACCTTATCTCCAGTACAG GGTCTCAGGGGTCCAGGAGAGGAACGCAGA GTCAGTCAATCAAGATGTTCATCCGTGGACGACCAATCACAATGTACATTCCTTCAAACATTCTAAACTACGAGGAGCTGAGAATGGATCTCCCCTCACAAAAACTGGATCTGGATTGGGT CTATGGTTACCGGGGACGGGACTGTCGAGCTAATCTTTACCTGTTGCCGTCTGGAGAagcagtttattttattgcatgcGTGGTGGTTCTGTATCATATCAGAAACCAAACGCAAAGACATTATCAGAAGCACACAGACTGTGTCAGATG TCTTGCCATCCACCCAGACAAGGTGCGTGTAGCATCTGGACAGACAGCAGGAGTAGACAAAGATGGCAAG CCTCTTCAGCCCTTTGTGCACATCTGGGACTCCAAAACGCTAGTGACACTGCAACAGATCGGCCTCGGCACATTTGAACGAGGTGTCGGAGCCCTAGCATTTTCCAGTTCA GATAATGGTACATTTCTCTGTGTGATCGACGATTCCAATGAGCACATGATTTCTGTGTGGGActggaataaaaacataaagcatACTGAAGTCAAG AGCACTAATGAGGCAGTTTTGGGGGTGGACTTCAGCCCAACAGACACCAACAACATCATCTCCTGTGGCAAGTCCCACGTCTACTTCTGGACCTTGAGCGCTGGCACACTGACCAAGAAACAGGGCATCTTTGGA AAATACAAGAAGCCCAAGTTCGTCCTGTGCTTCGTGTTCAGTCTTACGGGTGATGTGTTGACGGGAGACTCTGAGGGGAACATTCTCACATGGGGAAAATCAGCTGCTGATACCAAAACATTAGGGAAAGGAGCAAAGG AGACATTTCAGATCATGAAGCAGACGCGCGCTCACGAGGGCAGTGTTTTCACTATGTGCATCCTGCAGGGTGGAGCTATACTCAGCGGCGGCGGCAAGGACCGCAAGATCATCCGCTGGAGCGCAGACCTGGCACCTGAAAGAGAGTGTGAG ATTCCTGAGAAGTTTGGTGCAGTCCGCACCATTGCAGATGTAGATGGAGAGGAACTGCTCGTTGGCACAACACGAAATGCAATCCTAAGAGGAACATTTTCGGATGGGTTTGTGGCTATTGTACAG GGTCATGTGGATGAAATGTGGGGTCTGGCCACACATCCCACTCAGAACATATTTATCACCTGTGGAAATGATcgtcaagtgtgtgtgtggaatgcCGGGGACCACAAACTGGACTGGTGCGCAACACTAGAG GAATCTGGTCTGTGTGCTGATTTCAGCCCAAATGGAGCTGTTGTCTCTGTTGGACTGAGTACTGGAAG ATGGGTTGTACTGGATCTGCAAACCAAAGAAGTGGTGTCAGACCTGACTGATGGCAATGAGCAGCTGTCCGTAATGAGATACTCACCAG ATGGCAGCTTTCTGGCAGTTGGTTCCCATGACAACTTCATCTACATTTACAACGTCACTGAGGGTGGCCGGCGCTATACACGATTCGGAAAGTGCACA GGGCACTCCAGTTTCATTACTCACCTTGACTGGTCCAAAGATGGAAAATACATCATGTCCAACTCTGGCGATTATGAAATTCTATACT GGGACGTCGCAAGCGGTTGCAAGCTGTTGAGGAACCGGTTTGAGAGTAAAGATCGAGAGTGGGCGTCCTATACCTGTGTGCTTGGATTCCATGTCATGG GTGTGTGGCTCGAGGGATCAGATGGGACAGACATCAACGCCTTGTGTCGATCACACAGTGAGAGAATGGTGGCAGTAGCCGATGACTTCTGTAAGGTTCATTTGTTCCAGTATCCATGTCCCAAACCAAAG GCTCCAAGTTATAAGTATGAGGGCCATGGCAGTCATGTGACCAACGTTCGTTTCACACATAATGACAGTCACCTTCTGTCGATGGGCGGGAAGGACACCTGCATCCTCCAGTGGAGAGTTAAAGGGGCAGGGACCGGAGACCATTCCAAAGAACATCTAGCTTCTTCCTCTTCTGTCTGCTCTTCCTCTAGCTCTCCAGAGAATGGACGATAG
- the LOC109069118 gene encoding echinoderm microtubule-associated protein-like 3 isoform X2, whose product MDGSTNSLDDVSAESSTEFPDRMSLMEVRLQAQEDEITLLKSSLADALRKLRLHDQQIPLLKQQLIAVNPAAARVLHQSCYVDGFSKPCRLSTSSLDGFHHPSNRVRRNSEKSRDSQDKTKQRLSKKAASSTNLLTRSPSLESRAKDLISSTGSQGSRRGTQSQSIKMFIRGRPITMYIPSNILNYEELRMDLPSQKLDLDWVYGYRGRDCRANLYLLPSGEAVYFIACVVVLYHIRNQTQRHYQKHTDCVRCLAIHPDKVRVASGQTAGVDKDGKPLQPFVHIWDSKTLVTLQQIGLGTFERGVGALAFSSSDNGTFLCVIDDSNEHMISVWDWNKNIKHTEVKSTNEAVLGVDFSPTDTNNIISCGKSHVYFWTLSAGTLTKKQGIFGKYKKPKFVLCFVFSLTGDVLTGDSEGNILTWGKSAADTKTLGKGAKETFQIMKQTRAHEGSVFTMCILQGGAILSGGGKDRKIIRWSADLAPERECEIPEKFGAVRTIADVDGEELLVGTTRNAILRGTFSDGFVAIVQGHVDEMWGLATHPTQNIFITCGNDRQVCVWNAGDHKLDWCATLEESGLCADFSPNGAVVSVGLSTGRWVVLDLQTKEVVSDLTDGNEQLSVMRYSPDGSFLAVGSHDNFIYIYNVTEGGRRYTRFGKCTGHSSFITHLDWSKDGKYIMSNSGDYEILYWDVASGCKLLRNRFESKDREWASYTCVLGFHVMGVWLEGSDGTDINALCRSHSERMVAVADDFCKVHLFQYPCPKPKAPSYKYEGHGSHVTNVRFTHNDSHLLSMGGKDTCILQWRVKGAGTGDHSKEHLASSSSVCSSSSSPENGR is encoded by the exons ATGATGTGTCTGCAGAAAGCAGCACAGAGTTTCCTGACAGGATGTCTTTAATGGAGGTGCGCCTCCAAGCACAAGAAGATGAAATAACGCTACTGAAGTCCTCATTGGCCGATGCCTTGCGTAAACTCCGCCTCCATGACCAACAGATACCCCTGCTTAAACAGCAGCTGATTGCTg tgaaCCCTGCTGCAGCCCGAGTGTTACATCAGTCCTGTTATGTGGATGGATTCTCTAAACCTTGCAGACTGTCTACAAGCTCACTTGACGGATTTCACCACCCTTCAAACAG GGTGAGGAGGAACAGCGAGAAAAGCAGAGACTCCCAAGACAAGACCAAACAGCGGCTTTCTAAGAAAGCGGCCTCCTCTACAAACTTACTCACACGGTCTCCAAGTCTGGAGAG CCGGGCAAAAGACCTTATCTCCAGTACAG GGTCTCAGGGGTCCAGGAGAGGAACGCAGA GTCAGTCAATCAAGATGTTCATCCGTGGACGACCAATCACAATGTACATTCCTTCAAACATTCTAAACTACGAGGAGCTGAGAATGGATCTCCCCTCACAAAAACTGGATCTGGATTGGGT CTATGGTTACCGGGGACGGGACTGTCGAGCTAATCTTTACCTGTTGCCGTCTGGAGAagcagtttattttattgcatgcGTGGTGGTTCTGTATCATATCAGAAACCAAACGCAAAGACATTATCAGAAGCACACAGACTGTGTCAGATG TCTTGCCATCCACCCAGACAAGGTGCGTGTAGCATCTGGACAGACAGCAGGAGTAGACAAAGATGGCAAG CCTCTTCAGCCCTTTGTGCACATCTGGGACTCCAAAACGCTAGTGACACTGCAACAGATCGGCCTCGGCACATTTGAACGAGGTGTCGGAGCCCTAGCATTTTCCAGTTCA GATAATGGTACATTTCTCTGTGTGATCGACGATTCCAATGAGCACATGATTTCTGTGTGGGActggaataaaaacataaagcatACTGAAGTCAAG AGCACTAATGAGGCAGTTTTGGGGGTGGACTTCAGCCCAACAGACACCAACAACATCATCTCCTGTGGCAAGTCCCACGTCTACTTCTGGACCTTGAGCGCTGGCACACTGACCAAGAAACAGGGCATCTTTGGA AAATACAAGAAGCCCAAGTTCGTCCTGTGCTTCGTGTTCAGTCTTACGGGTGATGTGTTGACGGGAGACTCTGAGGGGAACATTCTCACATGGGGAAAATCAGCTGCTGATACCAAAACATTAGGGAAAGGAGCAAAGG AGACATTTCAGATCATGAAGCAGACGCGCGCTCACGAGGGCAGTGTTTTCACTATGTGCATCCTGCAGGGTGGAGCTATACTCAGCGGCGGCGGCAAGGACCGCAAGATCATCCGCTGGAGCGCAGACCTGGCACCTGAAAGAGAGTGTGAG ATTCCTGAGAAGTTTGGTGCAGTCCGCACCATTGCAGATGTAGATGGAGAGGAACTGCTCGTTGGCACAACACGAAATGCAATCCTAAGAGGAACATTTTCGGATGGGTTTGTGGCTATTGTACAG GGTCATGTGGATGAAATGTGGGGTCTGGCCACACATCCCACTCAGAACATATTTATCACCTGTGGAAATGATcgtcaagtgtgtgtgtggaatgcCGGGGACCACAAACTGGACTGGTGCGCAACACTAGAG GAATCTGGTCTGTGTGCTGATTTCAGCCCAAATGGAGCTGTTGTCTCTGTTGGACTGAGTACTGGAAG ATGGGTTGTACTGGATCTGCAAACCAAAGAAGTGGTGTCAGACCTGACTGATGGCAATGAGCAGCTGTCCGTAATGAGATACTCACCAG ATGGCAGCTTTCTGGCAGTTGGTTCCCATGACAACTTCATCTACATTTACAACGTCACTGAGGGTGGCCGGCGCTATACACGATTCGGAAAGTGCACA GGGCACTCCAGTTTCATTACTCACCTTGACTGGTCCAAAGATGGAAAATACATCATGTCCAACTCTGGCGATTATGAAATTCTATACT GGGACGTCGCAAGCGGTTGCAAGCTGTTGAGGAACCGGTTTGAGAGTAAAGATCGAGAGTGGGCGTCCTATACCTGTGTGCTTGGATTCCATGTCATGG GTGTGTGGCTCGAGGGATCAGATGGGACAGACATCAACGCCTTGTGTCGATCACACAGTGAGAGAATGGTGGCAGTAGCCGATGACTTCTGTAAGGTTCATTTGTTCCAGTATCCATGTCCCAAACCAAAG GCTCCAAGTTATAAGTATGAGGGCCATGGCAGTCATGTGACCAACGTTCGTTTCACACATAATGACAGTCACCTTCTGTCGATGGGCGGGAAGGACACCTGCATCCTCCAGTGGAGAGTTAAAGGGGCAGGGACCGGAGACCATTCCAAAGAACATCTAGCTTCTTCCTCTTCTGTCTGCTCTTCCTCTAGCTCTCCAGAGAATGGACGATAG
- the LOC109069118 gene encoding echinoderm microtubule-associated protein-like 3 isoform X3, translating to MDIKQKRVRRNSEKSRDSQDKTKQRLSKKAASSTNLLTRSPSLESRAKDLISSTGSQGSRRGTQSQSIKMFIRGRPITMYIPSNILNYEELRMDLPSQKLDLDWVYGYRGRDCRANLYLLPSGEAVYFIACVVVLYHIRNQTQRHYQKHTDCVRCLAIHPDKVRVASGQTAGVDKDGKPLQPFVHIWDSKTLVTLQQIGLGTFERGVGALAFSSSDNGTFLCVIDDSNEHMISVWDWNKNIKHTEVKSTNEAVLGVDFSPTDTNNIISCGKSHVYFWTLSAGTLTKKQGIFGKYKKPKFVLCFVFSLTGDVLTGDSEGNILTWGKSAADTKTLGKGAKETFQIMKQTRAHEGSVFTMCILQGGAILSGGGKDRKIIRWSADLAPERECEIPEKFGAVRTIADVDGEELLVGTTRNAILRGTFSDGFVAIVQGHVDEMWGLATHPTQNIFITCGNDRQVCVWNAGDHKLDWCATLEESGLCADFSPNGAVVSVGLSTGRWVVLDLQTKEVVSDLTDGNEQLSVMRYSPDGSFLAVGSHDNFIYIYNVTEGGRRYTRFGKCTGHSSFITHLDWSKDGKYIMSNSGDYEILYWDVASGCKLLRNRFESKDREWASYTCVLGFHVMGVWLEGSDGTDINALCRSHSERMVAVADDFCKVHLFQYPCPKPKAPSYKYEGHGSHVTNVRFTHNDSHLLSMGGKDTCILQWRVKGAGTGDHSKEHLASSSSVCSSSSSPENGR from the exons ATGGACATCAAGCAAAAAAG GGTGAGGAGGAACAGCGAGAAAAGCAGAGACTCCCAAGACAAGACCAAACAGCGGCTTTCTAAGAAAGCGGCCTCCTCTACAAACTTACTCACACGGTCTCCAAGTCTGGAGAG CCGGGCAAAAGACCTTATCTCCAGTACAG GGTCTCAGGGGTCCAGGAGAGGAACGCAGA GTCAGTCAATCAAGATGTTCATCCGTGGACGACCAATCACAATGTACATTCCTTCAAACATTCTAAACTACGAGGAGCTGAGAATGGATCTCCCCTCACAAAAACTGGATCTGGATTGGGT CTATGGTTACCGGGGACGGGACTGTCGAGCTAATCTTTACCTGTTGCCGTCTGGAGAagcagtttattttattgcatgcGTGGTGGTTCTGTATCATATCAGAAACCAAACGCAAAGACATTATCAGAAGCACACAGACTGTGTCAGATG TCTTGCCATCCACCCAGACAAGGTGCGTGTAGCATCTGGACAGACAGCAGGAGTAGACAAAGATGGCAAG CCTCTTCAGCCCTTTGTGCACATCTGGGACTCCAAAACGCTAGTGACACTGCAACAGATCGGCCTCGGCACATTTGAACGAGGTGTCGGAGCCCTAGCATTTTCCAGTTCA GATAATGGTACATTTCTCTGTGTGATCGACGATTCCAATGAGCACATGATTTCTGTGTGGGActggaataaaaacataaagcatACTGAAGTCAAG AGCACTAATGAGGCAGTTTTGGGGGTGGACTTCAGCCCAACAGACACCAACAACATCATCTCCTGTGGCAAGTCCCACGTCTACTTCTGGACCTTGAGCGCTGGCACACTGACCAAGAAACAGGGCATCTTTGGA AAATACAAGAAGCCCAAGTTCGTCCTGTGCTTCGTGTTCAGTCTTACGGGTGATGTGTTGACGGGAGACTCTGAGGGGAACATTCTCACATGGGGAAAATCAGCTGCTGATACCAAAACATTAGGGAAAGGAGCAAAGG AGACATTTCAGATCATGAAGCAGACGCGCGCTCACGAGGGCAGTGTTTTCACTATGTGCATCCTGCAGGGTGGAGCTATACTCAGCGGCGGCGGCAAGGACCGCAAGATCATCCGCTGGAGCGCAGACCTGGCACCTGAAAGAGAGTGTGAG ATTCCTGAGAAGTTTGGTGCAGTCCGCACCATTGCAGATGTAGATGGAGAGGAACTGCTCGTTGGCACAACACGAAATGCAATCCTAAGAGGAACATTTTCGGATGGGTTTGTGGCTATTGTACAG GGTCATGTGGATGAAATGTGGGGTCTGGCCACACATCCCACTCAGAACATATTTATCACCTGTGGAAATGATcgtcaagtgtgtgtgtggaatgcCGGGGACCACAAACTGGACTGGTGCGCAACACTAGAG GAATCTGGTCTGTGTGCTGATTTCAGCCCAAATGGAGCTGTTGTCTCTGTTGGACTGAGTACTGGAAG ATGGGTTGTACTGGATCTGCAAACCAAAGAAGTGGTGTCAGACCTGACTGATGGCAATGAGCAGCTGTCCGTAATGAGATACTCACCAG ATGGCAGCTTTCTGGCAGTTGGTTCCCATGACAACTTCATCTACATTTACAACGTCACTGAGGGTGGCCGGCGCTATACACGATTCGGAAAGTGCACA GGGCACTCCAGTTTCATTACTCACCTTGACTGGTCCAAAGATGGAAAATACATCATGTCCAACTCTGGCGATTATGAAATTCTATACT GGGACGTCGCAAGCGGTTGCAAGCTGTTGAGGAACCGGTTTGAGAGTAAAGATCGAGAGTGGGCGTCCTATACCTGTGTGCTTGGATTCCATGTCATGG GTGTGTGGCTCGAGGGATCAGATGGGACAGACATCAACGCCTTGTGTCGATCACACAGTGAGAGAATGGTGGCAGTAGCCGATGACTTCTGTAAGGTTCATTTGTTCCAGTATCCATGTCCCAAACCAAAG GCTCCAAGTTATAAGTATGAGGGCCATGGCAGTCATGTGACCAACGTTCGTTTCACACATAATGACAGTCACCTTCTGTCGATGGGCGGGAAGGACACCTGCATCCTCCAGTGGAGAGTTAAAGGGGCAGGGACCGGAGACCATTCCAAAGAACATCTAGCTTCTTCCTCTTCTGTCTGCTCTTCCTCTAGCTCTCCAGAGAATGGACGATAG
- the LOC109069118 gene encoding echinoderm microtubule-associated protein-like 3 isoform X4, with protein sequence MFIRGRPITMYIPSNILNYEELRMDLPSQKLDLDWVYGYRGRDCRANLYLLPSGEAVYFIACVVVLYHIRNQTQRHYQKHTDCVRCLAIHPDKVRVASGQTAGVDKDGKPLQPFVHIWDSKTLVTLQQIGLGTFERGVGALAFSSSDNGTFLCVIDDSNEHMISVWDWNKNIKHTEVKSTNEAVLGVDFSPTDTNNIISCGKSHVYFWTLSAGTLTKKQGIFGKYKKPKFVLCFVFSLTGDVLTGDSEGNILTWGKSAADTKTLGKGAKETFQIMKQTRAHEGSVFTMCILQGGAILSGGGKDRKIIRWSADLAPERECEIPEKFGAVRTIADVDGEELLVGTTRNAILRGTFSDGFVAIVQGHVDEMWGLATHPTQNIFITCGNDRQVCVWNAGDHKLDWCATLEESGLCADFSPNGAVVSVGLSTGRWVVLDLQTKEVVSDLTDGNEQLSVMRYSPDGSFLAVGSHDNFIYIYNVTEGGRRYTRFGKCTGHSSFITHLDWSKDGKYIMSNSGDYEILYWDVASGCKLLRNRFESKDREWASYTCVLGFHVMGVWLEGSDGTDINALCRSHSERMVAVADDFCKVHLFQYPCPKPKAPSYKYEGHGSHVTNVRFTHNDSHLLSMGGKDTCILQWRVKGAGTGDHSKEHLASSSSVCSSSSSPENGR encoded by the exons ATGTTCATCCGTGGACGACCAATCACAATGTACATTCCTTCAAACATTCTAAACTACGAGGAGCTGAGAATGGATCTCCCCTCACAAAAACTGGATCTGGATTGGGT CTATGGTTACCGGGGACGGGACTGTCGAGCTAATCTTTACCTGTTGCCGTCTGGAGAagcagtttattttattgcatgcGTGGTGGTTCTGTATCATATCAGAAACCAAACGCAAAGACATTATCAGAAGCACACAGACTGTGTCAGATG TCTTGCCATCCACCCAGACAAGGTGCGTGTAGCATCTGGACAGACAGCAGGAGTAGACAAAGATGGCAAG CCTCTTCAGCCCTTTGTGCACATCTGGGACTCCAAAACGCTAGTGACACTGCAACAGATCGGCCTCGGCACATTTGAACGAGGTGTCGGAGCCCTAGCATTTTCCAGTTCA GATAATGGTACATTTCTCTGTGTGATCGACGATTCCAATGAGCACATGATTTCTGTGTGGGActggaataaaaacataaagcatACTGAAGTCAAG AGCACTAATGAGGCAGTTTTGGGGGTGGACTTCAGCCCAACAGACACCAACAACATCATCTCCTGTGGCAAGTCCCACGTCTACTTCTGGACCTTGAGCGCTGGCACACTGACCAAGAAACAGGGCATCTTTGGA AAATACAAGAAGCCCAAGTTCGTCCTGTGCTTCGTGTTCAGTCTTACGGGTGATGTGTTGACGGGAGACTCTGAGGGGAACATTCTCACATGGGGAAAATCAGCTGCTGATACCAAAACATTAGGGAAAGGAGCAAAGG AGACATTTCAGATCATGAAGCAGACGCGCGCTCACGAGGGCAGTGTTTTCACTATGTGCATCCTGCAGGGTGGAGCTATACTCAGCGGCGGCGGCAAGGACCGCAAGATCATCCGCTGGAGCGCAGACCTGGCACCTGAAAGAGAGTGTGAG ATTCCTGAGAAGTTTGGTGCAGTCCGCACCATTGCAGATGTAGATGGAGAGGAACTGCTCGTTGGCACAACACGAAATGCAATCCTAAGAGGAACATTTTCGGATGGGTTTGTGGCTATTGTACAG GGTCATGTGGATGAAATGTGGGGTCTGGCCACACATCCCACTCAGAACATATTTATCACCTGTGGAAATGATcgtcaagtgtgtgtgtggaatgcCGGGGACCACAAACTGGACTGGTGCGCAACACTAGAG GAATCTGGTCTGTGTGCTGATTTCAGCCCAAATGGAGCTGTTGTCTCTGTTGGACTGAGTACTGGAAG ATGGGTTGTACTGGATCTGCAAACCAAAGAAGTGGTGTCAGACCTGACTGATGGCAATGAGCAGCTGTCCGTAATGAGATACTCACCAG ATGGCAGCTTTCTGGCAGTTGGTTCCCATGACAACTTCATCTACATTTACAACGTCACTGAGGGTGGCCGGCGCTATACACGATTCGGAAAGTGCACA GGGCACTCCAGTTTCATTACTCACCTTGACTGGTCCAAAGATGGAAAATACATCATGTCCAACTCTGGCGATTATGAAATTCTATACT GGGACGTCGCAAGCGGTTGCAAGCTGTTGAGGAACCGGTTTGAGAGTAAAGATCGAGAGTGGGCGTCCTATACCTGTGTGCTTGGATTCCATGTCATGG GTGTGTGGCTCGAGGGATCAGATGGGACAGACATCAACGCCTTGTGTCGATCACACAGTGAGAGAATGGTGGCAGTAGCCGATGACTTCTGTAAGGTTCATTTGTTCCAGTATCCATGTCCCAAACCAAAG GCTCCAAGTTATAAGTATGAGGGCCATGGCAGTCATGTGACCAACGTTCGTTTCACACATAATGACAGTCACCTTCTGTCGATGGGCGGGAAGGACACCTGCATCCTCCAGTGGAGAGTTAAAGGGGCAGGGACCGGAGACCATTCCAAAGAACATCTAGCTTCTTCCTCTTCTGTCTGCTCTTCCTCTAGCTCTCCAGAGAATGGACGATAG